The Dioscorea cayenensis subsp. rotundata cultivar TDr96_F1 chromosome 16, TDr96_F1_v2_PseudoChromosome.rev07_lg8_w22 25.fasta, whole genome shotgun sequence sequence TAAGCTGCTAGGCTATTAAGAAAGGCAAGGGTGTATAGAAGCTTCAGCGGGGCAAGTGGGGAGCAGAGCCCACGCACATATAGGTATTGAGACCATCcacacacaaccactattcacactcccaaaaatgtgccctcacccaagattcgaactctcaccacttgttgGCGGGGACCCAAATACCAATAAGTCACTTGGTCATTGGCAATGTTTGATATCATTGATCATGTCACACCCCAAACCCAGCTCGCTAGCCCAGTGCCCCGACAAACAGGCGCACACCCATAGTGCATAGCTcaataggcatgcaaggcctcataACCTATTACAAAATAGACCATACAATCAAATAATACTGTAAGTTTCAAAAGTCAAGTTTCGAAATATACAAAACTTCCAAAATACAGGTCTTAGagtttacaaaacaaaaaaagatttgATCTCAACTAAACAATGGACAAGTTTGCTACTTGCTCACTCCCAGTAAGCTATTATCCTCctgatttgaaaataattaacaacTAGATTATGAGCTTAacagcccagtaagtaacctACTAAAAACATTAGGATCATAAAAAGTCtcaaaaatttagaataaaaatcagTAATATGATATAACAGAACAATTtccaaaatataatttagaaaaaaaaacaaaaatatccaaCAAAGCCTGATTTTCAGATAAATATAGCATATTGACAATAACTAtggtcaaaacaaaaatatcagagttcatttgtttaccTTGGGTGACCTGAGCCAAAATATCAGATCTATTATTCTTCACCGGTGGAACGATGCGAAACTATAGTCTCTTAACAAAATTACATGTCAACacagtcagtgtttaacccttAGTGACAGAGTTAGTGCATAGTTTATTGGAGACTAAATGTTTTTATGACAAAATAAATTCATTgtcaaaaaactaaaaaaatattagaatttcaGATATAATAAGATTTGCTGAACAAGATTTACAGAATAATTTGTTGAGCAAACGTAGAAACATACATGTGATCCCATTTctttatagtaaaaataatcgagatatattcaaaacaatttacaAATATAGTAGTTCAAAGATTAACAAATATGATCAAAATGTGGGAATTAATATTTCAGGGAAACAATTCTAAGGCAAATCAAGTTCCTCCATTATGCCCAAAAATTGAGAAGTAACCTATTAGTTTCAccaataaaatgaatattacAATAATCATGGGTTTGTAAGAAAGATTTTCAGATGtgtacaaaaacaaaagatcaagCTATCGCTCTACTCTCCCAAATATGGATATTGCGAGGGTGTAATAGCAATTATCCACTCTAAGGGCATATGAACAATTCCAATGACCATTGAGTACTAAATCCCTCATAactttatatattcttttccaaatcacaaatttcaagattCTAAGAAATTTAGACACCTAAGAGTATaacatatccaaaattcacattATTTAGAGTACTACTTAAAttaaagcattcaatttaatctCTAGTGATTTCTTCAGACTTATAACTCAGACAAACCCCATTCAAACATGCATATCTCTCAACCTACAATtctaaaatcaataatattttactgACAATTATACAACCTAAAAAGGAACAAGTTTTCTACTTTTCACCTCACCCAATTCAATTTATATGACCATTAACAATatcatttgttcttcatgttctgCACAGAAATTCCATCCGAGACAGATATACTAATAAGGTTATACCTCACAAACTACACATGTATAAAATTTAACCTTTAGCAGGTAATTAGGTAATCTCTATATAATTCTCTATATCTAATTCGGACTCTAGAATCATATAATTCTCTATATCTAATTCGGACTctagaatcatgaaaaaaaattaaaaaaccgcTTCAATACCTGCATAGGAATTCTATCCAAGGCACTTGCATTTAAAGCCTATATCTTTCaggaaacacatgaaaaaaatctgaaatttagCAGTAAGATAAACAATATCACTATCTACAATTTCTGCATTTTTATATCCTCCAAAATTTGTCTCTAGCTCTCCCAAATTAATTAGGGATCCCTACTATACTACCAGAAAACTTCTCAATCTAATAATTACCCTCAAACAAGAAGCTAACATAACCCATCCATCACTAACATCTGACATTAACAGTTCAagatctagaaaacaataataataattctacaaTTTGGCTAAAGATCCGAGGAAGAGGAtacttacctcaacaataaaaatgaacCAACCATGGATGACGAGACCCTTCTCCCGTCCTCGCCACTGACACCACCAGCAAATAGGCATAGAAGGAGAATAGGTCTTTCTCTTTTCCTAAACGGCGATCAAAATCAGAAGGAGACGAAGAGGTGGCTAGGatttcaaaattgaaaacaaaatcaatggctggaattaaaaatagtatcaatggctaggatttaattaaggGATGGGGATCACTGATCAAGCTAGTTTTTGTGCTATAATTAGTTAATCTACTTAACCTAGTTTATAGTCTTGTTATAATCATGTCATTATAAGATTTCACAAAATGACCactatatatttatgtatactatttttaatatgtttcaaatagcataaatataaaagattatATTTTTTAGATATACATCTAAATTATACACAATTGGCATGATATACCATGTTATTGTATTAACTTATTAAAGTTTgattattttgtaataaataaaaattatatacttgtacttttgtaatatataataaaacattatatttatcaaaattacaattttagGCTCTTGTGCATGTTGAATATGACCTATTGACTTGTTGTGTGTTGCTaatattgtaataaatattGTTCATAAGATTTTTTGACTTATTTAATAACTTAATCAATCGTGTCATGTTCAGTTCGGCAAGTATCTAAACATTAATTGCGAACAACATTAAATGATTGGGacaaaattcaaattcttttttattttaaaatctgaaatgtatattttgcaaaataaaacagTCATATAACATCAATAACTATTTTAAGAAAATTGCCCAAGGAGACAGGTTggctatgatttattttttaacactGTGCTAGAGATGCCCCTGTTCTAAGTCTCTTCTAACAACTCAAAAGGTGTAATTGATACTGATCTAATTGATTCGTCATGCTCAAAATAATCAAAACCTATCAACTAAAGATTTGTCACACTTGCTAACTTAACTTTTAAGGTGATGCTCCATCTCCAATGGGCTTATATAAAGTACATAGATTATGACTCCATAAAGTTAATGGTTAAATGAGTGACTAAATAGCCAAAACCATCACTCCCATTGGACACAACCTTTGGCTTCATTAACAAGATAAATTAACCCAATAATGCACCCAACCTTTGCTTCCTATCTAAATCACCACCAACTAACCAATTATATGCAACACAGACCAAAATTGGATTACATTTCCATCACCTTCTCATTGCCATTACCTTCTCTTAACTTCATAAGCAAGCTTATTTCAGTGGCAGCATTCATATCCTTTCATGACAATCAATGAGTAGGTCATAGCTCTACAAATTAGACTGTGCTCTCTTTGTGGAAATTAACCAAATTGCTTCATCTTGTTATTCTATTGTTATGGATTCCATAGATGGTTGTGTCCTTTCTATTACTAAGATACTTGTTGGTGTTTCACTTGAAGTTCATAGGAGCAATGAACTTTTATCTTGGGCAGTGGGTGTTGCTGCACATCCTAATGACATAATTGTTGCTTTGCATGTTCTtggtgagtatatatatatttatatatacatatatatgactCTATTATGATAAAGTTTCTATACTTTGTAATGGTTTCATCAACAGTTGACAAGGATGAGAAGAAGCTTGAGAAGAGTAACCTGCAAAGGGCCAAGACTTCTGTGATTAACATGCTCGCAAACTATGCAAAGATTTGCCAAGCTAAACAGGCATGCTAGGCAAAATTTTTCATGCTTGCACACTGAAAGTCCTTTGACATGATTCTCTGTAATAAATTCATTTGCAGGTGCAATTGGAAGCAAAGGTCAGGACCAGCTCTAGCATATCGAAAGGCCTAATTGAGGAAGCATTATTGATCGAGGCAAACTTTCTTCTTGTCGGGGGTGGTTGCTCAAAGAACTCTTCACAAAGGTTAGACTTATTTTCATTGAAGTATTTCATGCATCTGCTAGAAAGCATGTGATCTAAAAGGATTTGATTAATGATGATTAGGAAATCATTTGAGATCACAAATTATTGCTTTAAGCATGCTCCTGAAGGTTGCTTGGTCATTGCAATCGGAAGACAAGGCATGCCACAAAATCAAACTGATATGGCGTGTGTAACTTGTGAAGGTTGTTACAGACAAGTAAGAAGCAATTACTAAGTTCATGagattaaattgattttaattctttgatttttatctCAGGTAATAATAACTCTGTAAGCTCAAGATGGACTGGTAGAGATGGTAACAATCTAGTTAAGGCTTTGTTTCCTCTGCAAAAGCCCTTGGGTTCAAAGTTAAGGAAGGATGACAAATGCAGTGGAAGGCATTGTCTTCTTGAGATCACTGACGAGAAAGGCTCACCAAGAGGTGTTCTAGAGGAGTGCTCTAGTCATTCAAGTAATGAGATCAATGGAAagcatcataataataataataataagttcaTGAACATTTGGAGTAGGTTATCTACGACAAAGCtcttgtttcctttcttttgttccTCTAATAGAACCGAGGATGATAATCGGTTTTCACTAAGTAAAGATGGACTAAGACCTTCATGGAAGTGTTTCAAGTATGATGAGATATCAAGGGCAACTATTGACTTCCATCAGGGTAAGaaaatctcttcttttttaaCCAATACAAGGACAGCACTGAATCTCTCAAGTTTTTCGGTTTCGCAGATAACATAGTGGGAAAAGGGGGATTTGCAGAAGTGTACAAAGGAACCTTAAATAATGGGAAAAATGTTGCGATAAAGAGGCTTGCTAAAGGCAATAATGCAGGTGAGCACAAAGAGAAAATGTTTCTTATAGAACTCGGCATACTTGGGCATGTTTTCCATCCAAACACTGCCTATTTAGTTGGTTGCTGCATTGAGAATGGACTATATCTGATCTTTGATTTCTATCCAAATGGAAGCTTGTCTTCAGCTTTGCATGGTTAGGCCattgatcattattttttttattatttgattattctaTGATTGGTTGTAATTGGCTccattatgtgtttttttttttttcaggaagAAATCCTAACAATCTTGAATGGCATTTGAGATACAAAATTGCTCTTGGTGTTGCTAGAGGTCTGCATTATCTTCACAAATGTTGCAGAAGACGAATTATTCACCGGGACATCAAGGCATCAAATGTACTTCTCGGACCTGATTTTGAGCCACAGGTAactaaaaaatacatgaatttcATTCGAATACATCCAAGTTTGATTAACATTAACAATGCAATTTGCATAGATTTCTGATTTTGGATTAGCAAAATGGCTTCCAAAGCAATGGACTCATCACTCAGTACTTCCAATTGAAGGCACATTTGGGTATGTCCTGCAAAGCTTTCGATGTTATGCCAGAAATTTCTGATAACTTGAACTTTGGTAAATTAGTAAAAATTTCTGCTGATATAGAGTATTTGCAAAGTTAAATCAAGCGATTAATTTGAACATTTGAGCAGATATCTGGCTCCAGAGTACTTCATGCATGGAATAGTAGATGAGAAAACAGATGTTTTTGCCTATGGAGTTCTTCTCTTGGAGATAATCACTGGAAGGAAGCCCATAGATTCATCAAAACAGAGCTTGCTTTTATGGGTAAGAGACACAAATCACTTACATTCAAAATCTTCTCCATTGTTATTCAGAAGTGGAACTATGATTATTTCGACAAAACTAAAAACTCAGAAATATAGTTTCACAAATTGCTCAAAAGATAGGTTTAAATGCATTTATGGTACATTTGTCTGATgctaatgttaaatattttactcATTTATTCACAAAATGGTCAACATGGTACAAGTGTTAGAGAAAAGATTTGTATTGCTCTGATGATGACTTAGCATATAAACTTAAATACAAGATTGTTTCGGCAATATCTGATACTTTATTAGCATTATAATGGCATTTCAACTAACATGAACATTGCTAATTTCAGGCAAAGCCTCTTATTACACGTGGTAAAATAGCCCAAATGGCTGATCCAAATCTTAAGGGTAAATATGATAAAGATCAATTGGAAAAGTTAGTGCTTGTAGCTTCATACTGTGTCAGACAATCAGCAGTTTGGCGTCCAACCATGAATGAGGTATGTAtatctctattattattattattattattattatttatatgaaacATAGTCAAATCATGTGTCAAAAACATATATGAACATAAGAATCAAAATACCTTGACCACTGAATAATTCTAAAGGTGGTTAGAATAACCAAACTCAAATTGATAGCgagcacaataaaataaacagtaaaataataatgtaaaagaaagcaacTATTAACCTtggaaattctaaaatttgggaAACAAATGGTAGAAGGTGGACATTATACCAGAGACGTGGCAGATAATGCAAGTGATACCCTAGCAGCTGTCTCCCAGCAATTATAAAATGTTCAGCTATTGATACCAAATTGTTGATTTGAATTCccctaattataaaatattcaacAATTGGTATCAAATTGGATTAATCTGacaattcaagtcattacagcATTTTATATGGTAAATACAGCGTACTTAATCAAAGATGCTTATGACTAATGGTTGAATGTTTAGGCATAAAaggatatatattatatgactttaattttatttcaaattttgatatgcttcatatatatatatatatataataaatatgacatacgcaaccaaaattaaatataaagacaaAAATTGAACATCTGATATGGAGTTTGGGCTACAAACCCACACTCATATTATTTTCTCCAATCCTACGTGagatatagtttttttttaaaaaaaaattaagacgtTGGATTTATGTTCTAAAACGGTCACAACTGCAGGTCTTAGAGCTTCTAATGGATGAGGAGGACATTAAATGTACAAAAGAAGAGGATGAAGTAATGCAAgcataacttattttttttattgtaaggGATGATATGATGTATGTAGATCAGCCTGCAATTATTCCTAATGCTTCTCATATTGTTTACACTTTGGTTGTagttaattatcaaaaatttcaataataaaatctcttgatggtgtattttattttattttttttattttactcttatttaatcagatttttttaaagaggcatgaaaaaaatttcataattgtCTATTTgagtattaaaatatttttatgtaatgcTTCTCATATTGTTTACATTTTGGTTGTagttaattatcaaaaatttcaataataaaatctcttgatggtgtattataatttttttttattttactcttaTTTAATCAGATTTTTTTAGAGaggcatgaaaaaaatttcataattgtCTATTTgagtattaaaatatttttatggtcTGTATAACgcccaaaatttttaaaaattttcttttcttataaaacatttaaatatgtCTAATAATTGCAATATtctgaattgaaaaaaaaaagttaggcTTTTtagaagtataaaaaaatattttataaaatttcaagtggacgttttttgttattttggtcTTTCATAGAAAGTAGTgtgtattaaaattatttatttaattcttaaCGTATAATttttagtgtttatttatttatttatttatttttacaaaatatagtGTTGGAACCTAAAAGTGGAAagataaaaaaggaaagaaaaagcagaagaaaggaagagaaagcAAGGAAATAAAATTGAACTCTTATTTgaataatcaaattttagtaTTGGAACGAAggttgttttaataaattttagttgGTTAGGAAGAAGAAACGAAAAATGAATTATAGGTCCAGAAATGTTTCAAAACTTCTCCGATAGACCCTCTGATATTTGAATTTCCTAGatagtttcttcttttttctgttTACTTCATTTTCAGTCATTGCGACTCACTCCGCTAatttattctatcttacaacatgtacttctcgcttaaataaatttgtttttgatgttCAATATCTGTCATTTccatttaatattatgtgtttcgGCTTAAAGAGTTAAGCGGCATTTCGGTCAATGTCAACACCTATATGACAGAATGACTGAAAAGTaagctgtaaaaaaaaagaatgacttTTTTGGGAATATTTAAATTTGGCTGGACGATCTGTGTATAAGTAAAACTTAATTGGAAGGAATTTTAGGGtatttctagaaaaaaaaaagtatataataatatgGTGCCGTTCGGTTTgtggtaatgtgaaaacattaccatctgttacgtggtaatctttttAGATTACCACGTTTGGATTGGTGCTTGTGGTAATATTGATAGTAATCTATGATTACCAACCCTTGAAGATTACCAAAAAacttggtaatcccattaccaccaaaataggtggttatgttggattaccaagtgggtggtaatatgaaacattttttggacaaatatacccctggtttaaaaataataattttcatactttattcgttggataaaaaaattaaatttgaataacattattttgggaatatgttcaactttgaaattttaattttttttatccaaaattttattttactttaaatttaaagtggcaaaaaatggtagacacaagaatattttgggaaatttagaACATTGTCAAGTTGATTACTATGTAATATGAGTTTCCAACCAACatggttattataaattatcacAACATTCCTAAACATATAACATTCCCGATAtaattaccacgaaccaaacgactCCTATGATCTATCAATTATACCCTTAGTTATAATGAGTCTATGTAATTAACTAGGGGCATTATagtctttttaatatatatatatatatagacaatacatttttttatggacgtccatagattttttatctatggacgtccaattATCAACTGTTAGATCATGATCCAACGGTCGACATTgatgaacagtaattactgtaTATATTACTGTAGTAACTACTGTTCATTAATGTTAGCCGTTGGATCGAGATCCAACGGTTAATAATGaacatccatagatttttttatttttatccatGGACATCCATA is a genomic window containing:
- the LOC120278792 gene encoding probable receptor-like serine/threonine-protein kinase At5g57670 isoform X2; the encoded protein is MIHRSNELLSWAVGVAAHPNDIIVALHVLVDKDEKKLEKSNLQRAKTSVINMLANYAKICQAKQVQLEAKVRTSSSISKGLIEEALLIEANFLLVGGGCSKNSSQRKSFEITNYCFKHAPEGCLVIAIGRQGMPQNQTDMACVTCEGNNNSVSSRWTGRDGNNLVKALFPLQKPLGSKLRKDDKCSGRHCLLEITDEKGSPRGVLEECSSHSSNEINGKHHNNNNNKFMNIWSRLSTTKLLFPFFCSSNRTEDDNRFSLSKDGLRPSWKCFKYDEISRATIDFHQDNIVGKGGFAEVYKGTLNNGKNVAIKRLAKGNNAGEHKEKMFLIELGILGHVFHPNTAYLVGCCIENGLYLIFDFYPNGSLSSALHGRNPNNLEWHLRYKIALGVARGLHYLHKCCRRRIIHRDIKASNVLLGPDFEPQISDFGLAKWLPKQWTHHSVLPIEGTFGYLAPEYFMHGIVDEKTDVFAYGVLLLEIITGRKPIDSSKQSLLLWAKPLITRGKIAQMADPNLKGKYDKDQLEKLVLVASYCVRQSAVWRPTMNEVLELLMDEEDIKCTKEEDEVMQA
- the LOC120278792 gene encoding probable receptor-like serine/threonine-protein kinase At5g57670 isoform X1, which encodes MDSIDGCVLSITKILVGVSLEVHRSNELLSWAVGVAAHPNDIIVALHVLVDKDEKKLEKSNLQRAKTSVINMLANYAKICQAKQVQLEAKVRTSSSISKGLIEEALLIEANFLLVGGGCSKNSSQRKSFEITNYCFKHAPEGCLVIAIGRQGMPQNQTDMACVTCEGNNNSVSSRWTGRDGNNLVKALFPLQKPLGSKLRKDDKCSGRHCLLEITDEKGSPRGVLEECSSHSSNEINGKHHNNNNNKFMNIWSRLSTTKLLFPFFCSSNRTEDDNRFSLSKDGLRPSWKCFKYDEISRATIDFHQDNIVGKGGFAEVYKGTLNNGKNVAIKRLAKGNNAGEHKEKMFLIELGILGHVFHPNTAYLVGCCIENGLYLIFDFYPNGSLSSALHGRNPNNLEWHLRYKIALGVARGLHYLHKCCRRRIIHRDIKASNVLLGPDFEPQISDFGLAKWLPKQWTHHSVLPIEGTFGYLAPEYFMHGIVDEKTDVFAYGVLLLEIITGRKPIDSSKQSLLLWAKPLITRGKIAQMADPNLKGKYDKDQLEKLVLVASYCVRQSAVWRPTMNEVLELLMDEEDIKCTKEEDEVMQA
- the LOC120278792 gene encoding probable receptor-like serine/threonine-protein kinase At5g57670 isoform X3, giving the protein MDSIDGCVLSITKILVGVSLEVHRSNELLSWAVGVAAHPNDIIVALHVLVDKDEKKLEKSNLQRAKTSVINMLANYAKICQAKQVQLEAKVRTSSSISKGLIEEALLIEANFLLVGGGCSKNSSQRKSFEITNYCFKHAPEGCLVIAIGRQGMPQNQTDMACVTCEGNNNSVSSRWTGRDGNNLVKALFPLQKPLGSKLRKDDKCSGRHCLLEITDEKGSPRGVLEECSSHSSNEINGKHHNNNNNKFMNIWSRLSTTKLLFPFFCSSNRTEDDNRFSLSKDGLRPSWKCFKYDEISRATIDFHQDNIVGKGGFAEVYKGTLNNGKNVAIKRLAKGNNAGRNPNNLEWHLRYKIALGVARGLHYLHKCCRRRIIHRDIKASNVLLGPDFEPQISDFGLAKWLPKQWTHHSVLPIEGTFGYLAPEYFMHGIVDEKTDVFAYGVLLLEIITGRKPIDSSKQSLLLWAKPLITRGKIAQMADPNLKGKYDKDQLEKLVLVASYCVRQSAVWRPTMNEVLELLMDEEDIKCTKEEDEVMQA